The following proteins are co-located in the Pseudomonas sp. DY-1 genome:
- a CDS encoding ABC transporter permease translates to MNMQNPLWRFTGVRPTAWLFFAFLYVPILLLVALSFNGGQSATIWESFSLKWYSVVANDPEIVRAAKNSLIVATFATLIATALATLAALGMRGRAFRGQTLMSGVLGLPLLVPEIVTAVATLMFFAFIGLKLSLFTILIAHVVFCIPFAYLPIRARLEGMDPRLAEAAADLYASPWKAFWKVTFPLLMPGILSGAMLAFIISMDDFVITYFVAGAGSTTLPVYIFSSIRMGISPKINAISSIILVISIAFVALSYYVGQRKR, encoded by the coding sequence ATGAACATGCAGAACCCGCTCTGGCGATTCACCGGCGTACGCCCCACCGCCTGGCTGTTCTTCGCCTTCCTCTATGTACCGATCCTGTTGCTGGTGGCACTGAGCTTCAACGGCGGGCAGTCGGCGACGATCTGGGAAAGCTTCAGCCTCAAGTGGTACTCGGTGGTAGCCAACGATCCGGAAATCGTCCGCGCTGCGAAGAACTCGCTGATCGTTGCCACCTTCGCCACCCTGATCGCCACCGCCCTGGCCACCCTCGCCGCCCTGGGGATGCGCGGCCGCGCCTTCCGCGGACAGACATTGATGAGCGGGGTGCTCGGCCTGCCGCTGCTGGTGCCGGAGATCGTCACCGCCGTGGCCACCCTGATGTTCTTCGCCTTCATCGGCCTGAAGCTTTCGCTGTTCACCATCCTCATCGCCCACGTGGTGTTCTGCATTCCATTCGCCTACTTGCCAATCCGCGCCCGCCTGGAAGGCATGGACCCGCGCCTGGCCGAAGCCGCAGCCGATCTCTACGCCTCCCCCTGGAAGGCTTTCTGGAAGGTGACCTTCCCGCTGCTGATGCCCGGCATCCTTTCCGGCGCCATGCTCGCGTTCATCATTTCCATGGACGACTTCGTCATCACCTACTTCGTCGCCGGCGCCGGTTCCACGACCCTGCCGGTGTACATCTTCAGCTCGATCAGAATGGGTATTTCGCCAAAGATCAACGCGATATCCTCGATTATCCTCGTGATTTCCATAGCTTTCGTTGCATTGTCCTACTACGTCGGGCAGCGCAAGCGCTGA
- a CDS encoding extracellular solute-binding protein, whose protein sequence is MTRRTPLALAVLFASGLAGSAQAAGTLHFANWSDYYPPELLKKFEKDTGIKATLDAYDSNETLLAKLKAGGGAYDVVVPSDSFIQIMAGDGLLQKLDKTKLPNLKNLKANFQTLDFDPGHDYSVPYLWGTTGYSYDSKQVPGGKLDESWKPFFEPSAELKGKVVALNSIEDLYIAASHYLSIDQCTEDPKEAKKIQDLLLAQKPLLAMYNSDGTIERMAAGEVAMHMQWNGAFHRAHAQRESLVYVYPKEGIHVFIDNLVIPKDAVNVEEAHAFINWMMLPENIAAASNFAKYNNAIEGSDKFMEKELFDDPAINTPQDKLDRLRTFKLCSPKALSLRSKVWTKLKK, encoded by the coding sequence ATGACCCGTCGTACCCCGCTCGCACTTGCCGTACTGTTCGCCTCCGGCCTTGCCGGCTCGGCCCAGGCGGCAGGGACCCTGCACTTCGCCAACTGGTCGGACTACTACCCGCCGGAGCTGTTGAAGAAATTCGAGAAGGACACCGGCATCAAGGCCACCCTGGATGCCTACGACAGCAACGAGACCTTGCTGGCCAAGCTCAAGGCAGGCGGCGGCGCCTACGACGTGGTGGTGCCGTCCGATAGCTTCATCCAGATCATGGCCGGTGACGGACTGCTGCAGAAACTCGACAAGACCAAGCTACCCAACCTGAAGAACCTCAAGGCCAACTTCCAGACTCTCGACTTCGACCCTGGCCACGACTACAGCGTGCCTTACCTCTGGGGCACCACCGGCTACAGCTATGACAGCAAGCAGGTGCCGGGCGGCAAGCTGGACGAGAGCTGGAAGCCCTTCTTCGAGCCATCGGCCGAACTGAAGGGCAAGGTTGTCGCGCTGAACTCAATCGAAGACCTGTACATAGCCGCGTCTCACTATCTGTCGATCGACCAGTGCACCGAAGATCCGAAGGAAGCGAAGAAGATCCAGGACCTCCTGCTGGCACAGAAGCCGCTGCTCGCGATGTACAACAGCGATGGCACCATCGAGCGCATGGCCGCCGGCGAAGTGGCCATGCACATGCAGTGGAACGGCGCCTTCCATCGCGCCCACGCCCAGCGCGAAAGCCTGGTCTACGTCTATCCGAAGGAAGGCATCCACGTCTTCATCGATAACCTCGTGATCCCCAAGGACGCGGTGAACGTCGAGGAAGCCCACGCCTTCATCAACTGGATGATGCTGCCGGAGAACATCGCCGCCGCCTCCAACTTCGCCAAGTACAACAACGCCATCGAGGGCTCGGACAAGTTCATGGAGAAGGAGCTGTTCGACGATCCGGCCATCAACACCCCGCAAGACAAGCTTGATCGCCTGCGTACCTTCAAGCTCTGCTCGCCCAAGGCC